In the genome of Budorcas taxicolor isolate Tak-1 chromosome 7, Takin1.1, whole genome shotgun sequence, the window GGTTGGAGGTGATGAGGTCAGGAAGGTTAAGAAAATTCATATTGTATAGTGCCCTATCGACTAAACCAAGCACTTTGACTTTTACCAAAGAACGATGAAAAGGTTTTGAAGAATTTAAGCATGGGGTGTCATGATATGGTTCGCTTTAAGAGGATCGCTGGGGCTGCTGTTTTGGGAATACCTGAAAGGTAAGTGAAGGGACCAGTAAGGACATTACAAATACCATAGCAAGAGATCGGGGCTCCGAAAGACTAGGGAACGAGCAGGTGTGGGGTTGGAAGGTTACATTTTGACAGTTACTTTGGAGTGGAGGTTAGGGAGAGTTCTGGCCTAGGCGTCAGCACCTGGAACTCAAATAGTACCTAATATAAAATTAATCGAgtcccagctctaccacttactagtaGCGAACTCGTGAGTAAATCATTTCTAGGTTCTGAGCCTCTGTTGCCCTACTAGTGAAATGAAAAGGATATTCCCATATAACAGGGCCTTCATGAGAACAAAATGAGAAGTGTCAAAGTTGGCCATGAGCAAGGTGAGAACCCTGAGCCAAGGACCGCACGGCCCTGCCCCAGAGGAAGGGGCTGCCGTGGAACAACCGACTTTAGAATCCACCGCACGAGCTCCGCAGCGACAAGAAAGAAGCGCGCGTGCCAAAGTCGCAAAGGAGCCTGCGGTGCCCAAACCTCGCGAGATTTCCTGGGCGGGCAAAGTCATCTTCCCAGCCACATCTCGCGAGATCAAGATTCATGAGCGGCTATCGGCCGGTTAGGGCTTGCGGGGAAGATGGAGTATCCTGCATTGGGCACGGTGGAGAACGCGGACAGCGGCGGAGCCAGGTCGTACAACAATTCGGAGGAGCGGGAGGGCCGGGAACCGGATGGGCTGCGCTTCGACCGCGAGAGGGCGCGCCGCCTCTGGGAAGCAGTGTCCGGGTCGCAaccagtggggagggaggaaggtgaGTCCGGGGGCTTCAGAAGCTGGAAGCCCCTCGCCTGCCTGCTAGTTTCGCAGGGAGTGGCGGAAGCGCGGGGCGGGGACGTGGACCGGCCCCCAGGTCTACGGTCACACCCCCTGGCGCTCGGCCCGCCCATCTGCGCGAGGAGCCAGGGGACTCCCTGACTCGTGCACCACGCTATGGCCCGGGCGCCGTGGGCCAGCTCCCCTGAAAAATCCAGGCTGCGGCACCCCAAGAATCGCGCGCAGATGGTCAATGGCCTTCTCACGCTCTGGCCGTGGGCTTCTTTCCCCCGCCTTAGTCACCTACCAGAGCTCACCTCTTCCTGAATTCGAGGACTGGAATCTCTAGGCTTGCCGTCTAGGCCATCTCAGAGACCCCCCAGAACCTTCCTTGCCAGCCTCGTAGCCCCTTCACCGTCCCAGTTTCCAGGTTCACCCATCCCTAGTGTCTTTTGCCTCCCTTCTTTCATGCCCCGCACTTCCGAGGGCTGTAGAAGGCCGCCTCCTTACCTCAGTGTACCTTCTGGACTTGCTGACTGAGTCCTGGCTTACCTCTGCTTTTTGGTGTCTCTTCTCTTGTCTCCACCGGCTGGGTCCTTTTTCTAATATGGGGGCCAGGAGCCTGAGAACCTGGCCAGGGCATTCTTTGGCTCCAGCTTCTTGTTTGTATCCCACGCTTGACCCAAAGTTGAGAATGGAATACATAAGGCCACCTAGAAGGGCATTTCTGAGCTTCCCAGCTTGCTCTGCACTTGACCTGGCCCTGGATAAGATAGGCATAGAAAGAGGAGAATAGAAAGAGCTGCTGTGACCCTGTTTTGTGACCCACTTCACAGTTCTTAGCAGAGCTACCTGCTTAACTCTAACCCAGAAGTACACAAACTGGGCTTTTGTGCTAATCCTGTCAGGTAATCTGCGGAGAAATCAGATTTCTCTAAAGATTTGTTTGCTTGCTGAGGAGACTAAACTTGGAAGTTAATATATTGCTTGTGAACTGACTGCCATGGGATAAAATGAAGTTTTTGACCACATCCAAGGAAGATATGTTTAAATTTGGGGTGGTACACACGACAGACCTATACCCTATATATACTTTACCAGTAAAACTAGTCTTGAGTGACTCTTAAATTAATATGAGGCTCCTATCTCCCTCATTCTTATACTTCAAACTTGTTTGGCACAGAGTtacacttttcctttcattaatTTGACAAATACTGTCTTCCCAGGATTGGCTGGAAATCAAAGCTGCAGAGATGAAAATACTGTCCTTGCCCTGGAGGGGCTTGTGGTCTGGTCCAGGAAGCAGACGCCAAGACAGTTGCAGTATAATGTAGTGGGTGCAGTAAAGAGGAAAGTCTAAAAGTTGGGGTACACAAAGAGGAAGTGACCTTTGTCCTCAGGGGACAGAGCAGGCATGCTCTGGACCTTGAAGCAGAGAACACAGCAGCTGTGCTCTGGAAAGTGAgctgtttatgtgtgtgtgagtgcacacaATCACTTAAAGACTGATTCATTTCTCTGATCTCACTTTGTCCAGTGATTTGTTTGAGGTCTAGATAGATACCTATAACACCAAGTCCTACTCACcttgggttttttattttctcttagttataatttttgttttctcattgaggtgtaatttacacaccataaaattcacccattataactgtacaattcaatgatttATAGTAAAAGTATAGAGTTGTATAACCCTAGGCCAacttagaatatttccatcactccAATTAgtttctttgtgctttttttttttttttccggctgtgccaagtcttagttgcagtatgtgggatctagttctctgaccagggatcaaattcagggcacctgcattgggagtgtggagtcttagccactgaaccaccagggaagtccctcttttgtGTTCTTTTACATTAAATCCCCACTCTCACCTcctgcccttggcaaccactaatctgttttctgtctctataaatttgccCTCTCTGAacttttcacataaatggaaatataatacATAGtcttttgcattttgtttctctCACTCAGCGTGTTTTTGAGGTTTAGCCTCAAAATTAATtaatactttattcctttttattgttaaataaaattccattgtatGATTCTTGCTTTTTTATCCTCTAATGATCTCTGCCTTTCAAGTGGGCTGTTTAAACTATTGACATTTAATTTAGTTGTTGATATGGTTAGATTTGCTGTCCCTCCTTCATGACCTTGTGAAAATCAGCCCTCTGTTTCACATTCTAGATCGCTCAGCCTCTGCCCCATACATCTTCTGATTATCTacaatatagatacaaaataaatcCTACCAATTAGGTGCTTTCTCATAAGATTTGGAAGGTAGAAATGTGGTGAAAATCACATTCCTAAGACTATTGGTACTATCAAGAAAAATTGTAAAACTATACAGTCTTCTCACATCAGGGTTCCAGCATCCATTCTCCAGCTTCATAGGTTAAGAGGCCTGTTCCGTGACATGGAGCTTCTTACTTCAGCAAGACTGCAGTGGAGGCCTCAGAGACTAGCTCACATGTTGGGACAGTAATGCATGCATTGTTCCAGAGACATTTCCAGAAGGCTCAGCCTAGtacctcagtctttccaatattTTCTAAGCACCTAATTGCTTGTATCAAACCTGTCCCCTGTGGTAATTGGTAGATGGATTAGAGTTGTATCTGAGCAACAGAGATGCACATTCAGGCCACCTTCCCAGAATTCTGATAACTCATGTAGGTCTTTTTcccctctgcttcctccagcctatgAACTCGCAGATTTTTGTAAGTCAGAAATTCAGGAAAGGGTTGACTGGACAGTTCTGACTCAAGGTCCCTTTTGCAATTGCAATCAGATGGTAGCTAGAGCTGAAACAATAGTGGATGGAACTTCTGGAGGCTGActaggtgtctttttttttcatgtagtcTCAGGGTCTCTCCATGTGATTTCATGATGGAATAGTTAGGGCTTCCTCCAAGCTTGGAAGGAAGCTGCTTATGTAGTGGCTTAAGACTTGAAGAAcagtgctcgcttcggcagcatatatactaaaattggaataatacagagaagattagcatggcccctgcgcaaggatgacccacaaattcatgaagcattccatattaaaaaaaaaaaaaaaagacttgagcaAATATTCCCAATTTGGTTCATTTTTACAATATGTCTTCCACATGTCTATATGTTGCTTAGTGGTCAGGCAGTGATTCAGTAACACCTGGAGTCAGTAAGGCCTCAGTCCTCTGCAGTTGGATCTGTGGGTATGTAGGAAAGGGCATTCAAAGTTCAGGCCATTTTAAAGTCAGCCCTAACTTTTACTTTCTGTCAGGCTCTTTTGCATCACTTATGTTCATGTGAACAACCAGAGTTGGCCAGGAGTATTTAGCTACCTTAGGCCCTCTTAGGTCCCCACTGCCACCCAGGCTCAGCCACAGACATTACTAACCTCAGGTTATAGTAAAGCCTTTGGCTTTTTCTGCTCACCTGCCTCTGAGACCATCATTTCCACCGACATTATCAAAAGATCAGGGCATTGCGCACCACTCCAACTCAagcactttcctctttcatgggGAAGCTGCTGGTTCTCACATCCTGCCTCTTCCTGGTAGAACCTCTGCTCTGACTGAGTGTGGGAGGTGATGAGAACAGTCCCAGACCCCTGCTGTTCTCATCCAGAGTTCAGCAGTTGTACAAGCATGACGGCTTCCCGGGTTGTGAAGTGCCTTTGATCAGTTTCCAGAGTACTGAAGGGATTGTCTCTGTCAACTTTGTCCAGTTTTACAGTGGCtgtgggtgaggaagatctcctcTACTACAGCTGCAAGCTCTACCTTATACTCATTTTATgttcaacttcactttctctgctTGACCTCTAAATTTGGAGGGTCCAGGACTCAAaatcccaggggcttccctgggattggtaaagaatccagtccactcagtggtaaagaatccgcctgccagtgccaaAGACActagttccatccctgatccaggaagattccacatgctgcagagcagctgtgCCTGTGTGGCACAAGTaatgagcttgtgctctagagcccgagaaccacaactactgagcccataagatgcagctactgaagcctgtgcaccctagagcctgtgctctgcaacagaagccactgcaatgagaagcccacaccctCCACACCTGGAGAAAAAacccgcacagcaacaaagacccagcacagtcaaaataaataaacaaacattaatcCCAAGaactctttccttttccatctaCATTAGGCATCCTCTTCTAGTCCACCGCTTTAAACAGGATAAATACACTGATGATTTTCAATTTGTATCTCCAGCTCTGACCTTTCCCTTGAACTCCAGGCTTGCATCTCAAGGTGACTCCTTGATATCTCTACCCATGTGTATGATAGAACACTCATGTTTAATATAGTTGAAGGAAAAGTCTTGATTTCCCCTCCAACACTGTCTTCCTCCACTTCTCATCTACTTGTTACTCAAATTCAAAACCTAGGAATTAACCCTGACTCCTCTCCTACTTCACCCCCTCCATCCAGTCAGAGAAATTGGATGTCAGATCTACTTCCAGAACATAATTCCAAACCCATCCACTTTTCCTCATCTCCACTGACAACCTACCTGGTCCAGATTTCTGTTATCTGCTGCCTAAAAGACTGCAGCAGCCTCCTCCCTGCTCTCCCTGCTTCCGTTCCTATTCCCATACAGTCTGCTGACACAATGAACAGACTAATCTTTTCAAAATGTAAGCCATATCTTGTCACCTCTCATTGCACTAAGAATAAAATCCATAGTTCAGACCATGATTTATGAGGCCTGTACTGAGTTGGCATTATCTGGTAGGCCTCAAGCTGTCTCTCCCAACTTTATTTCCTACCAGTATTCACTCATTCACCATGCTGTATCCACAGTgtccttctcttcatttcttgcaTATGTCAGACTTATTCCTGCCTCAGAaacttgattaatttattttattgaagtataattgatttacaatattgtataaatttctgctgtacagcaaagtaatattttttcatattatttttcattatggtttatcataggatagtaaatatagttcccagtgctatacagtaggacctttttgTTTAATTCATTCGACATACAGTGGTTTGCATctcctaatcccaaactcccaatacatccctctcccactccctccccttGGTAAtgccaagtctgttctctatgtccgtgAATctgtctgtttcatagataggttcatttgtgtcatattttgagattctgcatgtaagtgatatatggtatttctctttatctgtctgacttcacttagtataataatctctaggtgcatccatattgctgcatatgacattatttcattctttttttatggctgagtaatgcagagttccaaagaatagcaagaagagataagaaagcctttctcagcaatcaatgcaaagaaatagaggaaaacaacaatgggaaagactagagatctcttcaagaaaattagagacaccaagggaatacttcatgcaaagatgggctcgataaaggacagaaatagtatggacctaacagaagcagaagatattaagaagaggtggcaagaatacatggaagaactatacaaaaaagatcttcactagaTTATcttcaagataatcatgatggtgtgatcactcacctagagccagacatcctggaatgtgaagtcaagtgggccttagaaagcatcactacgagcaaagctagtggaggtgatggcattccagtagagctatttcaaatcctgaaagatgatgctgtaaaagtgctgcactcagtatgccagcaaatttggaaaactcagcagtggccacaggcctggaaaaggtcagccttcattccaatcccaaagaaaggcaatgccaaagaatgctcaaactaccacacagttgcactcatctcacacgctagtaaagtactgctcaaaattctccaagccaggcttcagcaacacatgaaccgtgaacttcctgatgttcaagctggttttagaaaaggcagaggaaccagagatcaaattgccaacatctgctggatcatcaaaaaagcaagagagttccagaaaaacatctatttctgctttattgactatgccaaagcctttgactgtgtggatcacaatcaactgtggaaaattctgaaagagatgggaataccagaccacctgacctggctcttgagaaatgtgtatgcaagtcaggaagcaacagttagaactggccatggaacaacagactggttccaaataggaaaaggagtacgtcaaggctgtatattgtcaccctgcttatttaacttctatgcagagtacatcatgagaaacgctgggctggaggaagcacaagctggaatcaagattgccgggagacatatcaataacctcagatatgcagatgacaccaccttcatggaagaaagtgaagagaaactaaaagcctcttgatgaaagtgaaagaggagagtgaaaaagttggcttaaagctcaacattcagaaaacgaagatcatggcatccggtcccatcacttcatcgcaaatagatggggaaacagtgtaaacagtgtcagactttatttttctgggctccaaaatcactgcagatggtgagtgcagccatgaaattaaaagatgcttactccttggaaggaaagttatgaccaacctagatagtatattcaaaagcagagacattactttgctgactaaggtccgtctagtcaaggctgtggtttttccagtggtcatgtgtggatgtgagagttcgactgtgaagaaggctgagcaccaaagaattgatgcttttgaactgtggtgttggagaagactcatgagagtcccttggactgcaaggagatccaaccagtccattctgaaggagatcaaccctgggatttctttggaaggaatgatgctaaagctgaaactccagtactttggccacctcatgtgaagagttgactcattggaaaagactttgatggtgggagggattgcgggcaggaggagaagggaacgacccaggatgagatggctggatggcatcactgactcgatggacatgagtctgagtgaactccgggagttggtgacggacagggaggcctggagtgctgcaattcatggggtcacaaagattcggacacgactgagccactgaactgaactgaatactctattgtgtataggtatcacatcttctttatctgttcatctattgatagacatttagattgtttccatgtcttggctattgtgaacagtgctactatgaacatagaggtacatgtatctttttgaattgtagttttgtctggatatatacccaggagtgggattgctggatcatatggcaactctattttttcagtttttaaaggaacctccatggTGTTTTCcgtagtgactgtaccaatttacgttcccaccagcagtgtaacagagtccccttttctccacaccctcttcagcatgtgttatttgtagactttttaatgatgaccattctgggTCACACATTTTATTAGATTTTGGGGATACAAAGTCATAAATGACATGATCCTTACCCTGTTTAGTCTCTGGGAATCAGATTCTAAATATTCTTGAGAGGGAACCCCATCTTCTTTAACAAAATAATCCAACATCTCCAGGCAAGGAGAGGATGACTGGACCCTGGGTAACATTTTCCCCTTGTGGGCTTTGCATTCTGAGGAGCCTCTCACCCTCCCTTTAAAAAgctctcaggggcttccctggtggcttagtggtaaagaatccacctgccagtgcaggagacacgggttcaatccctgatccaggaagatcccacatgccacacagcaactgagcccatgtgccgcaactgctgagcccatgtgctgcaactactgagcctgtgctctagagtctgggagcaCAACTGccgagcccatgcaccctagagcctgtgctctgcaacaagagaagccactgcaataagaagcctcaCACCGCGacaagtagcccctgcttgctgtgactagagaaagcccgcacagagcagcgaagacccagcacagccaaagataaataaaaatttaaaagctctGGCCCAGATCTATTCACACATCCActtccttttgtttctctgaGGATGGCTGAGGCAGCCAAAGTCTTTCAGAAAAATTTACCGAACAGTGTAGGAGAAAAACGGGGAAATAAACAAGGGACTCCAAGGAGCAGAAATATAGCCAGGCAACACCCCTTCTTCCCAAAAGGGCTGTTATAAATAAGCTTTAGTTCTTGTGGGAGAAGAACCTTAAAACTTCCCCACCCAAAAATTCCCTCCAGGAAATATTGTCCACTTTTTGATCCAGAGTAGAAGATAAAAAACATGGATTTGCCATCTCATCATGGTTTTCTAGACTTATCCCTGCCTCAGATTATCAATGTCATGATGATAGAAATGTCTGGAGTGAGATTTTACTCCCTCCTCAAAAAGTAAGGTCTTGTTTTCCAGGTGCAACAATTAAGTACAGGTTAATACTGTGGTTTCCTACAGTGTGGAACTTACATGACATAGTAATTTTAGATATTTCAAAATCAGATCAAGAACAGTAAGagaattatttccttttcaagtctttcagtccttccagttctaTCCGAGAAGATGTCTCAGTTGGTTGCTACCATGTCTTAACACCTCTCCTCACAGTTGCCACTGTCTTAATGTTCCTTTTAGGAAGCTCTGCAAGCTTCTCGCACCAGTATCTAACtagaattgtttcttttttaatgtattcatttgtATTGGTTTCTACTTAAGTTTGTAATTTAAAGACTTATTTCTAAAAGAATTTAGTAAAGAAAGTTAGCctacataaaattataaagtaagtTATAGGTTTGGTGGCTCAAGAATATAGCCTGAGTCATGAAAGCCCTTAGGGAAGGGGTGGCAGATTTAATGGTATGGCATTCCATTATTCAGTGCCTGCATTTGAGGCAGCGTTCAAAGACAGTGCTGTTGAGGCAGGTTTTTAACTCACAgcgcttttatttttctctctgtagtGGAACACATGATCCAGAAGAACCAGTGTCTCTTCACCAACACCCAGTGTAAGGTTTGCTGCGCCTTGCTcatttctgagtcccagaagCTGGCACACTATCAGGTATGCCCTTGTACCTTAGTACTTTCTAGACCCAATGCCAAGCCCCCTCTTCTCTCTGTCTTGCACAGTGAATTCCTTCTTAGCCACCCAGATGTTGCCTTCATGCATGTTGGCTTAATTTTTGACTGAGTCTTAATTTGACTGATTGTCTTAACTTGActgatttacttaatttttctgagtCTCATTTCTCCATCCAAATCAAGATCATTATACTTATATGTTCCCTTACAGCTCAGTGTACTAGAAAGTCTATGCTTTGGCTTTAAATAAACCTGTAGTTGAATCACAACTCTGCTGCTCATCTTGGTCAAGAAACCTCATTatcttaagcctcagtttcctcatctataagattGAGATGATGATAATTTTCTCATAAATTTTTATGATTAGATTGGACAGCATCTAAGTACCTTATACAAAATAGGAATTCAGTAAACCAGGTTTTTCCCCTACCCTCTCCTCCTCAAAAGTTTCTGTGAGGATGAACCACTGAAAATCTGGTAGATATTTTTGAGTGCCTTAGGTATAAAATGGCATTTGGGTATCTTTGATCTTTTTCCTGGGTTCTTACAGAGCAAAAAACATGCCAACAAAGTGAAGAGATACCTAGCAATCCATGGAATGGAGACACTAAAGGGGGAAATGAAGAGGCTAGACTCAGATCAGGTAATCCAGCTGCCATGTTGAGACCACTCGCTTCCTGATGAAGCCAGCAGGCAGGTTGGTGTGGTGGAAAGAGCGTGGGCTTTGAGTCAGACTGACTTGGCTTCAAATCCTAGCCCTTTGTGTAACTTGGGCAAGTCTTAATCGTTTCTAAGGCTTGATTTCTTCCTCTATAATAATGAGGatgctaaaaaataataataatgaggatGCTAATATCAACTACCTTTCAGGatttttccaaacaaaaatgaaagaaggttTATTAAAGCACAcaacacagagcctggcacatagtaggggctCAGTAAATGGAACCATTGTTATATATTACATTGAATGGTTTGTTAGAGTAGGACCAGTGTCCATGCCCTActcaagaagagagagaggaaggaaactaGAATGCTTACGATCTTGAGATCCAGTGGAAAGAACTGAGTTTCTCACTTGAATATTGGGAATAAACAAGTGGAAGGAATACTCTTCCAAATTCTCGTTCTGATCAAGATGTAAACATGTTTGCTTTTGCCTTAGCAATACTGTGAGAATTATGCTGAAACAAACCCAACCCCTCAGGTGTACCATTATTTTTGTTCCATAGCAGGCTGTGCAAATATTATGGGATGATAAGTCAGCAGACTAGGGCCAAATACTAGCTCTAGAACTTACTGGttgggtgaccttggacaagtcacttaacctgtCTGTAGAGATAATCGTTGCTACCTTGTAAGGGTATTGTGAAGTCAAATTACAATTCCTAGTGGATGTTCAGTGAGTTAGAGTTTACACTACAAACTGTGTCTCCCTATCACAGGGGCCACAGGTTTGGAAGGGCCTTGCTCATCCCTTCTCCACATTCACTGGACTAACCCCCTAGTTGCCCTCCTTATCATGTGGAATTCAGAAAGACAATATCAACTCTgtggccctgggcaagtcacttaacttctttaTATCTCTAATCCCTCAACTCTCGGGGTGGTCCAGTAGTTCAAATGAGATCACAGACTCCTCCCCATCCAACAAAGAATTATTCAGCCCCAAGTGTTAATAGTACCAAGGTTGAAAAATCCTATCTTAGATGAATATTTTATTCAGACAGCAGACCTGAAAGAGATCCTGGAAGCCCTTAATATAGGCTTGAAATACATTGTTTTCTAGCCTAGTCATAATCATCAAATAAAATACAATGGTCTGCTTGTTCAATAAACCCTGAACATCTGCTGTGTGCCAGTCTCCACCAGGGTGCTAAGGATAGGAAACATAAATGAGTCTAACGATCTTTGCCCAAACGTTGAACTTTAGTCAACAAGAAAGTCTCCTAAGCTACACCACTGTCAGTTTAGGGTGACACATGGTACGACAGAGGTCTATTTAATGTATTCCAGGAGTACAGAGGAAGAATAAAACTAATTCTTCCTGGAATAATCACATAAAGCAGGTTGATAATTCTTTACTGAGTAATTTTCTTGAGTAAAAGTCTCTCAGAAGAAGTGATATTTAATCTGGGCCTTGAAGGCTAAGCAGACACATGCCAggcaggaaagaaaggaggaTCATTCTAGGCAGTAGGAACAGCCCAAGTAAAACACAGAAGTAGCAGAGAACAAAACGGGGAATGGTGAGTAGAGCATGGGATGAAGTAAGAATCCAGAAAGGTAGGTTGGGGTCAGTGTGTGAAGAGGGCCTTGAAGGCCCATTCTCCTGTGGGCAGTGGGGAACCAGTGAAGATTTTCTGGCCGGGCAGTGGCGTGATCAGACCTGTGTTCTTTCTCCTAACCAGAAGAGCAGCAGAAGCAAAGACAAGAACCAGTGCTGCCCCATCTGTAACATGACCTTTTCCTCCCCTGTCGTGGCCCAGTCGCACTACCTGGGGAAGACCCACGCAAAGAACTTAAAGCTGAAGCAGCAATCCACTAAGGTGGAAGGTACTGGTTTTCCTGAGTGGTGCTATATCGGGACCCCTCCCGTCCTCAAGGCACCAATGCCAGGTGCTCCCAGAAATGCTCACTGGGGCCACAGACTTGAAGAGGTTGAACTGCTTTTGAGAGCCCTTAAAAATATCAGAGTAGACACAGCTTCATTGAAATGCAGCCTCAGAGTCCT includes:
- the ZNF346 gene encoding zinc finger protein 346 isoform X2 — protein: MEYPALGTVENADSGGARSYNNSEEREGREPDGLRFDRERARRLWEAVSGSQPVGREEVEHMIQKNQCLFTNTQCKVCCALLISESQKLAHYQSKKHANKVKRYLAIHGMETLKGEMKRLDSDQKSSRSKDKNQCCPICNMTFSSPVVAQSHYLGKTHAKNLKLKQQSTKVEALHQNREMIDPDKFCTLCHATFNDPVMAQQHYVGKKHRKQETKLKLMAHYGRLADPAVTDSAGKGYPCKTCKIVLNSIEQYQAHVSGFKHKNQSPKTVASPLGQIPMQRQPIQKDSTTLEN
- the ZNF346 gene encoding zinc finger protein 346 isoform X1, which translates into the protein MEYPALGTVENADSGGARSYNNSEEREGREPDGLRFDRERARRLWEAVSGSQPVGREEVEHMIQKNQCLFTNTQCKVCCALLISESQKLAHYQSKKHANKVKRYLAIHGMETLKGEMKRLDSDQKSSRSKDKNQCCPICNMTFSSPVVAQSHYLGKTHAKNLKLKQQSTKVEALSKRLTNPFLMASTLALHQNREMIDPDKFCTLCHATFNDPVMAQQHYVGKKHRKQETKLKLMAHYGRLADPAVTDSAGKGYPCKTCKIVLNSIEQYQAHVSGFKHKNQSPKTVASPLGQIPMQRQPIQKDSTTLEN